In Piliocolobus tephrosceles isolate RC106 chromosome 10, ASM277652v3, whole genome shotgun sequence, a single window of DNA contains:
- the ATXN7L3B gene encoding ataxin-7-like protein 3B — protein sequence MEEISLANLDTNKLEAIAQEIYVDLIEDSCLGFCFEVHRAVKCGYFYLEFAETGSVKDFGIQPVEDKGACRLPLCSLPGEPGNGPDQQLQRSPPEFQ from the coding sequence atggaGGAAATTTCGTTGGCCAATCTGGATACTAACAAGCTAGAGGCCATCGCTCAGGAGATTTACGTAGACCTGATAGAGGATTCTTGTTTGGGATTCTGTTTTGAGGTGCACCGGGCAGTCAAGTGTGGCTACTTCTACCTGGAGTTCGCAGAGACTGGTAGCGTGAAGGATTTTGGCATTCAGCCAGTGGAAGACAAAGGAGCGTGCCGCCTACCGCTTTGCTCCCTTCCCGGAGAACCTGGGAATGGGCCTGATCAGCAGCTGCAGCGCTCACCTCCGGAATTCCAGTAG